In Fodinibius salicampi, a single genomic region encodes these proteins:
- a CDS encoding alpha/beta fold hydrolase: protein MQDTQTYRYKELPVSYKTIGEGKPLILLHGWGSSGQVMLPLAKQLASLRSCFVLDLPGFGNTPEPDRPWSVDDYSDLIQHFITDLQLGSVDLLVHSFGGRIALKLCARTEGQQLIDKVLITGGAGMKPKRSLTYYLKKYTAKILKAPFVLLPSDAREKALNKLRETSLWKAMGSSDYSKLSGVMRETFVKTVTEHLESSLEDIPHEVLLLWGRNDEAAPLYQAKRMEKGIGGAALVVIDRAGHYAFLDQPARFGSIAKAFFEE, encoded by the coding sequence ATGCAAGATACACAGACATATCGCTATAAAGAGCTCCCGGTTTCATACAAGACCATAGGGGAAGGGAAACCGCTTATTCTCCTTCACGGATGGGGAAGCAGCGGACAGGTTATGCTGCCCCTGGCCAAACAGCTGGCTTCGCTGCGAAGCTGTTTTGTGCTGGACCTTCCCGGATTTGGTAACACCCCCGAGCCCGACCGTCCCTGGTCGGTAGATGACTATTCCGATCTGATACAGCACTTCATTACAGACCTGCAGCTCGGCAGTGTAGACCTGCTGGTACATTCATTCGGGGGACGTATCGCCCTGAAGCTTTGCGCCAGAACAGAAGGACAGCAACTTATTGACAAGGTCCTCATTACCGGGGGCGCTGGCATGAAGCCCAAGCGAAGTCTGACCTACTACCTGAAAAAATATACCGCTAAAATTCTAAAAGCGCCTTTTGTCCTCCTCCCCTCGGATGCAAGAGAAAAAGCGTTGAATAAACTGCGGGAGACCTCGCTCTGGAAAGCGATGGGCTCCAGTGACTATAGCAAGCTAAGCGGAGTCATGCGGGAGACCTTCGTCAAAACCGTAACCGAGCATCTCGAATCTTCTTTGGAAGACATTCCTCACGAAGTATTATTACTGTGGGGACGCAATGACGAGGCCGCTCCCCTGTACCAGGCTAAACGGATGGAAAAAGGGATTGGAGGGGCTGCCCTTGTAGTTATCGATCGCGCCGGACATTACGCCTTCCTGGATCAACCCGCGCGTTTTGGTTCCATTGCCAAAGCCTTTTTTGAAGAATAA
- a CDS encoding ComEA family DNA-binding protein yields MKRRLFFWLEKLKITPAERKSIVGLMIILVVLAVSNIALSPSTPFDGEYYHELEAQFRERTAQLEAEKKKRMDRYLPPTEKSPPMAVISDTITTKEEDKESDTQAIGEGSIERINVNTADQETLQTLPGIGPAYSERIIIYREENGGFKRIEELKEIKGIGEKRLEKLKPFVKLKDS; encoded by the coding sequence ATGAAGAGACGATTATTTTTCTGGCTGGAAAAGTTGAAAATAACGCCGGCCGAACGGAAGTCAATAGTGGGGTTGATGATTATTCTGGTTGTGCTGGCGGTTAGCAATATAGCACTATCTCCCTCCACCCCTTTTGATGGAGAATACTACCACGAATTGGAAGCACAGTTCCGGGAACGCACAGCACAGCTGGAAGCAGAAAAGAAAAAAAGGATGGATCGCTATCTTCCACCCACTGAAAAGTCTCCTCCTATGGCAGTTATTTCTGATACCATCACTACGAAGGAAGAGGATAAAGAGTCGGACACTCAGGCGATCGGAGAAGGATCAATCGAGCGAATTAACGTTAATACGGCCGATCAGGAGACGCTCCAGACCTTGCCGGGTATCGGTCCGGCTTACTCCGAGCGGATCATTATATACCGGGAAGAGAACGGGGGTTTTAAGCGTATTGAAGAGTTGAAAGAGATTAAAGGAATTGGTGAAAAGCGACTGGAAAAATTGAAACCATTTGTCAAACTTAAGGATTCATAG